The genomic window AGCTCTCCACGGCGCCGTCCAGATGCACAACCGTCGCATCGATACTGTGTTTGGCCAGGTAGTTACTCACGAGCGAATCGTAGGAGGTCGCAATGCGCTTACCTTGGAGATCATCGATCGACATCTGCTCCCCACCGGGTGCCGCAAAGCGAAACGTGGCGCGGGCAAAGCCCAGACCACGATGCTCGGTGGCTGGCGCCTGCGAATCGAGGAGGAGGTCTCGTCCAGTGATACCGACGTCGACAGTGCCAGCTCCCACATACACCGCCACATCGCGTGGGCGGATGTAAAAGAACTCGACGTCGTTTTCAGCATCGACAAGAACCAGCTCCCGTGATTCCCTGCGCTGGCGGTAGCCGGCCTCAGCCAACATACGCGAAGCAGGGTCAGATAGCGATCCTTTATTAGGTACGGCGATGCGCAGCATATTTCTCCTAGAGGTAGCGGTAAACGTCGGCCAAGGTGAGCCCCCGGGCGATCAGCATGAGTTGCAGATGGTACAACAGTTGGGAGGCTTCTTCTGCGAGCTCTTCGTCAGATTGGTACTCTGCCGCGATCCAGACTTCCCCAGCTTCTTCCACAATTTTCTTGCCAATGAAATGCACCCCGGCGTCAAGCTCTTTCACCGAGCCGGAGCCGCTTGGACGCGCCACCGCTTTAGCCTGCAATTCCGCAAATAGTTCTTCAAACGTTTTCACACAACTATCCTAACGGCTACCCAGCTTCTCCATTATTTCGTCCGCGCTTCAAGAACTGCCTTTGTGTAAGCCTCGTTCACGTCCACCGGTGCCTCGAGCACGCCGGTTTCTTTGAGGAAGTCCGCCATCGCCTCCCAAGTTGCGGACTGCTGCTCGCCGAAGGCTGCGCCTCCGGTGTAAAGATCGAGCGTTGCACGCAAGACCTTTCCAGCTAACTCGCGTTTGTCGGGCTCGACAAGCGCGGGCACATATCGCTTGACGATCTCGAGCGTACCTGGCAGATCTGCCGCAGCATCCTGCGTGGCATGGTCCATCGCCGTTAAGAACTTCGCCATCGTCTCCTTGTCAAAGCCCGCCATCGAGCCGAGCCCCACACCGACGAGCGGTAGATCCTTCTCCACAAGTGGCAATTCCACGACGTCGATCCCGGCGTGTCGCATCGAGACGGCGTCGTTGTTGGCAAAACCGATAATCGCGTCGACCTGCCCCGAACTCAGCGCGGCAGACTGTGTGTAGCCGATGTACTCGACCTTGAGGTCATTGAGCCCGTAAGCCTTTTGCATCGCGAGCAGCCCAAAGTAGTTCTCCCCGTACGGGCCCGGTAATCCCACTGACTTGCCCGCGAGATCGGCCGGCGAGGAGATACCGGAGTCCGCCTTCGCGATCAGGGCGACCGGGTAGCGCTGATACATCGTCGCCCAGTTGACGACGTCGACACCGGTAGAACGCGCCTGCAGCATTTCGTCACCACCAGCGAAAACGATGTCTTCCTCACCGGACTGAAGCGCGCCTAAAAGAGACTCTTGGGCCCCGTGATGCCGAATGGTGACCTCCAACCCCTCTTTAGCAAAGTAACCCTTCTCCAAGGCCACATAGACGGGAGCGAATTGGACATCAGGTATGTAGGTCAGCCCAATCGTCACAGTGTTAGCTGCGGCCGCGCTTGTGGTGGCGGACGTGGGCGCGCCAGACGGCGTCGACGAACAAGCTCCAAGCAGAACGACTGCCAGGAACGCGAGTATTTTCTTCATGCTTTACCTTTCGGAGACGGCCTCAACGGCTCTGTTTTCCACAATGAGTAAAAGAACGTAGATCACGATCGCACAGGCAGCCAAGATGACAATCGCGGCGAACATACCCGCGATGTCGTTGAGAGCCTGCGCGCCGACGAGCACGATTCCGAGGCCCTCTCGGCCGCCGATGACCATTTCACCGACAACCGCTCCCGTGACGGAAAGCGTAAAGCCGTTGCGCAGACCAGCCACGATATTCGGCGCCGCAAGAGGAAGCTCGATCGCGCTCACCAGCCGCAGCGAACCCGCGCCGTCGAGGCGCGCAGCCCCCACAAGCTCCGGGTCGACACTTCGCACACCCACCGCCGTATTAATGACGATAGGGAAAATGACCATGATCGTACACAGCACAACAATAGGGGTCGTTCCGTATCCGACCCAGATCACGAGCAAGGGAGCGATGGCGACGGCAGGAATAGCCTGCGACGCCGCCAAATAGGGCTGAACCGACATGGCGAGCAAGCGCACATGCGCAATCGCGAAACCTAGAGGTATACCGATAACGGCAGCGAAGAAACATCCCAGAAATGCCTCGTAGAGGGTCTGGCGCGTCGCGTCGAAGAGGAATCCCTCGCTCAACCCATGACTGAGCCGTGCGCCCACTTTCACAGGCGACGGCAAAATCCATTGCTCAACCAGACCCAATTCGGTGGCGGCAAACCACGCGAAGAAAGCACATAAGCCGACCGTCACCGGTACGACCCACTTCATCTGAGTTTTCATTCATCCCTTCCCATGCACGCGCCGGGAAGGACACGCGTAGCTAAACCACGCGTGAAGGCAGCATCGACTGCCTAAGTGCTCCTCCCATCCGGACTTTTACCGTCGGTTGGGGAATTTCACCCCATCAACCGGCTCCTGGGAGCCGGGTCGCGGACTTTCACCGCCGGTTCAGATTTTCACTGACCCCGGAGCATGTGCATACGCCAAGTATAAGTCTCTTTAGTGAGAATGTGTATGCCGGCGCGCAAGTTCACGCAGCGCCTCAACCTCCGCGTAGGCGTCCGCGGACTTGTAGACGGCCGAGCCGGCTACGAACGTATCTGCGCCGGCGTCAGCTGCAATTTCGATCGTCTTGCGTGAAATACCTCCGTCGACCTGAATCCACACGTCAAGGCCCGACTTGTTGACGGCTTCGCGTGTGCGAGCCACCTTAGGCATCATGGCTTCGATGAAGGATTGACCGCCGAAGCCGGGTTCGACGGTCATGATAAGAATCATGTCGAATTCGCCGAGGATATCGAGGTAGGGCTCGATCGGAGTGGCCGGTTTGAGCCCTAGGCCAGCGCGAACGCCCATCGACCTGAGCTCGCGTGCCAGGCGCAGCGGTGCCGCGGCGGCCTCCGCGTGGAATGTCACTGACCGCGCACCCGCCTCCGCGTATGCCGGCGCCCATCTATCTGGATCTTCGATCATGAGGTGGGTATCCACCGGAATCTCACTGACCCCCACAATGGACTCCACAATGGGAACACCCATTGTCAGGTTTGGCACGAAATGGTTATCCATGATGTCTACGTGCGCCCAGTCTGCGTTGCGGATCTTCTTCAGCTCGCCGCGCAGGTCAGAAAAGTCACAGTTAAGGATTGACGGGGAGATTCTCATGGCGTCAGTCTACCGTCGCTTCACGAGGCTCGCTTGCGCATGAGTGCAAGAAACATCGAATCTGACTTGTGCAGATCTGGCCACAGCTGCAGGAACGGCCCCTCACCCACGATCGCAAAGTTCGCCTGGCTGGAAGCGAGCTCACGGGCATCGAGTACGTCGACGTCGTCGCGGCCTGCAAGGAAGGTCTCCACCACGCCCGTGGTTTCGGGCAGGTAAGGAGAACACGTGGAATAGCCGAGGACTCCGCCTGGACGCAGTGCTCGCCAACCTGATTCAAGGAGGGAAAGCTGGAGCTTAACGAGGTCGAGCGCGTCGCCAGCGTCTTTCTTCCACCTGGCTTCTGGCCGCCGCCGCAGCGCGCCGATACCTGTGCAGGGCGCGTCAATCAGCACGCGGTCAAAGGAATCGGGCTGCTCGTCACCGATGTCCACGCCGTCGCCGAGGCGAAGCTGAACCCTGTCAGCCCACGGCGCGACGGAATCGGCGACGAGATCAAGGCGGTGCTCGTGAAGTTCATTTGCATACACCGTGACCTGTGGGTTGCGGGCCACGAGAGTTGCGCTCTTCCCGCCTGGACCTGCACACATGTCGAGCCAACGCCCGTCGTTTCCCTCGATCGGCGCAGCCGCGAAGGTGCGTGCCACGAGCTGGGAGCCCTCGTCTTGTACACCGGCAATACCGTCTTGCACCGCAAAGATCCGGCCCGGATCGCCTCCTTTGAGGATCACCGCCGAATCGACGAGGTGGCCGGGCGCGCAGGCCAACTTTCCACGCCCGATATCTGAGCGCAGAGCGTTGATCGATATGTCGCGAGCCACCAGGGCGACGTCGGCGGGTTCGTTATCTGCTTTGAGGACCGCGATGAGATCACGCTGGGAACGACCGTGGTAGCGTAGCGCATCCACGAACGCTCGGATGATCCAGCGCGGGTGAGAAAACCAGTCGGAGAGGAAGCCTACCGA from Trueperella pyogenes includes these protein-coding regions:
- a CDS encoding ABC transporter permease; the encoded protein is MKWVVPVTVGLCAFFAWFAATELGLVEQWILPSPVKVGARLSHGLSEGFLFDATRQTLYEAFLGCFFAAVIGIPLGFAIAHVRLLAMSVQPYLAASQAIPAVAIAPLLVIWVGYGTTPIVVLCTIMVIFPIVINTAVGVRSVDPELVGAARLDGAGSLRLVSAIELPLAAPNIVAGLRNGFTLSVTGAVVGEMVIGGREGLGIVLVGAQALNDIAGMFAAIVILAACAIVIYVLLLIVENRAVEAVSER
- a CDS encoding ABC transporter substrate-binding protein gives rise to the protein MKKILAFLAVVLLGACSSTPSGAPTSATTSAAAANTVTIGLTYIPDVQFAPVYVALEKGYFAKEGLEVTIRHHGAQESLLGALQSGEEDIVFAGGDEMLQARSTGVDVVNWATMYQRYPVALIAKADSGISSPADLAGKSVGLPGPYGENYFGLLAMQKAYGLNDLKVEYIGYTQSAALSSGQVDAIIGFANNDAVSMRHAGIDVVELPLVEKDLPLVGVGLGSMAGFDKETMAKFLTAMDHATQDAAADLPGTLEIVKRYVPALVEPDKRELAGKVLRATLDLYTGGAAFGEQQSATWEAMADFLKETGVLEAPVDVNEAYTKAVLEARTK
- a CDS encoding transcription antitermination factor NusB, yielding MNKRNAGWRPGRRAVDATREVVFDVLSDVELSGAYANIALPRAIRSRHLNKQDAAFATNLCYGTLRLQGRWDAILSQCMDRAPEVAVQILLRMGAHQLLAMRTPPHAAINETVMLTRHVVGTGASGFVNAVLRRVSERSLKEWQEALKAKHGQANSVGFLSDWFSHPRWIIRAFVDALRYHGRSQRDLIAVLKADNEPADVALVARDISINALRSDIGRGKLACAPGHLVDSAVILKGGDPGRIFAVQDGIAGVQDEGSQLVARTFAAAPIEGNDGRWLDMCAGPGGKSATLVARNPQVTVYANELHEHRLDLVADSVAPWADRVQLRLGDGVDIGDEQPDSFDRVLIDAPCTGIGALRRRPEARWKKDAGDALDLVKLQLSLLESGWRALRPGGVLGYSTCSPYLPETTGVVETFLAGRDDVDVLDARELASSQANFAIVGEGPFLQLWPDLHKSDSMFLALMRKRAS
- a CDS encoding phosphoribosyl-ATP diphosphatase, with the translated sequence MKTFEELFAELQAKAVARPSGSGSVKELDAGVHFIGKKIVEEAGEVWIAAEYQSDEELAEEASQLLYHLQLMLIARGLTLADVYRYL
- the hisG gene encoding ATP phosphoribosyltransferase, with amino-acid sequence MLRIAVPNKGSLSDPASRMLAEAGYRQRRESRELVLVDAENDVEFFYIRPRDVAVYVGAGTVDVGITGRDLLLDSQAPATEHRGLGFARATFRFAAPGGEQMSIDDLQGKRIATSYDSLVSNYLAKHSIDATVVHLDGAVESSVRLGVADAIADVVETGTTLRAAGMAVFGEPLLRSEAILIRRADQEVSHDVQILDGRLEGVIMARNYVLMDYDIQRDLLEHAVRLTPGYQSPTISPLHDDEWVAVRAMVERKRMNKVMDDLHDAGARGILVTPILTSRM
- the rpe gene encoding ribulose-phosphate 3-epimerase, whose translation is MRISPSILNCDFSDLRGELKKIRNADWAHVDIMDNHFVPNLTMGVPIVESIVGVSEIPVDTHLMIEDPDRWAPAYAEAGARSVTFHAEAAAAPLRLARELRSMGVRAGLGLKPATPIEPYLDILGEFDMILIMTVEPGFGGQSFIEAMMPKVARTREAVNKSGLDVWIQVDGGISRKTIEIAADAGADTFVAGSAVYKSADAYAEVEALRELARRHTHSH